A stretch of the Bordetella genomosp. 8 genome encodes the following:
- a CDS encoding CaiB/BaiF CoA transferase family protein, whose translation MSKPLAGIRVLDLTNVLAGPFCCHQLAHMGADVIKVETPGSGDLARQLGADPELNKAHMGVSFLAQNAGKRSISVNLKHAEGKQVFLRLVREADVLVENFRPGVMKRLGLGFDVLREHRPDLVYCAISGFGQDGPLKDYPAYDQIIQGMSGVMSITGDPQTAPYRVGYPIADTIGGMTAAFAVAAALAEKPRTQARFIDVSMLEATMATMGWAVSNFLVAGRTPGPMGNENITASPSGTFQTGEGLLNIAANKQEQFEALCRVVGREDLIAHPDYAERHARLRNRFALKAELESALSARGAQAWWPLLTQAGVPSGPVYTVEQALAHPQISERGMVANFVDVPGVGRDVRLVRTGFKLDGEAPAVDSPPPMLGQHSDELLAELGYGADEIRRLRDGGAI comes from the coding sequence ATGTCCAAACCCCTGGCAGGCATACGCGTGCTGGATCTGACCAACGTGCTGGCCGGACCGTTCTGCTGTCACCAACTGGCCCACATGGGCGCCGACGTCATCAAGGTGGAAACGCCGGGAAGCGGCGACCTGGCGCGCCAGCTGGGCGCCGATCCCGAGCTGAACAAGGCCCATATGGGCGTGTCCTTCCTGGCCCAGAATGCCGGCAAGCGGTCGATCTCCGTGAACCTCAAGCATGCCGAAGGCAAGCAGGTCTTCCTGCGGCTGGTGCGCGAAGCGGACGTGCTGGTGGAGAACTTTCGCCCGGGGGTGATGAAGCGGCTGGGGCTGGGCTTCGACGTGCTGCGCGAGCACAGGCCGGACCTGGTGTACTGCGCGATTTCCGGCTTCGGCCAGGACGGTCCCTTGAAGGACTATCCGGCCTACGACCAGATCATCCAGGGCATGTCCGGCGTGATGAGCATTACCGGCGATCCGCAGACCGCGCCGTATCGGGTGGGCTATCCGATCGCCGACACCATAGGCGGGATGACCGCCGCCTTCGCCGTCGCGGCGGCGCTGGCGGAAAAGCCGCGCACGCAGGCGCGTTTCATCGACGTGTCCATGCTGGAGGCGACGATGGCGACCATGGGATGGGCGGTGTCGAACTTCCTGGTGGCGGGGCGCACACCCGGTCCCATGGGCAACGAAAACATCACCGCCAGTCCTTCGGGCACGTTCCAGACGGGCGAGGGACTGCTGAACATCGCCGCCAACAAGCAGGAACAGTTCGAAGCGCTGTGCCGCGTGGTGGGGCGCGAGGACCTGATCGCCCATCCCGATTACGCCGAACGCCATGCGCGGCTGCGCAACCGCTTCGCGCTCAAGGCGGAGCTGGAGTCGGCGCTGAGCGCGCGCGGCGCGCAGGCGTGGTGGCCGCTGCTGACGCAGGCGGGCGTGCCGTCGGGACCGGTCTATACGGTGGAACAGGCGCTGGCGCATCCGCAGATCAGCGAACGCGGCATGGTGGCGAATTTCGTCGACGTGCCCGGCGTCGGCCGCGACGTGCGCCTGGTGCGCACCGGTTTCAAGCTGGATGGCGAGGCGCCCGCCGTGGACAGCCCGCCGCCCATGCTGGGGCAGCACAGCGACGAACTGCTGGCCGAGCTGGGCTACGGCGCCGACGAGATCCGCCGGCTCAGGGACGGGGGCGCCATTTGA
- a CDS encoding citryl-CoA lyase — translation MSAGELKDDGLESRKWWHTEITDMRPGVIRFHGYAIEDLIGNVGFAQMAWLMLRGELPTPGQGRLLDAALMAGVDHGPQAPSIAIARMAATCGVGLNNAMASAVNVLGDVHGGAGEQAVELYEDAATRMRGGETREAAVSAALDTYIENYGKFVSGFGHRFHPVDPRAPRLLALVDQAAGAGEVSGEYAAIARAIEAELAARKGKTIPMNIDGATAVIYAELGFPAPLARGLFCLSRSVGILAHAWEQTRQGGRNKGPIPRQYIPLYEGHPPRPVPTEALRER, via the coding sequence ATGAGCGCAGGTGAATTGAAGGACGACGGACTGGAAAGCCGCAAGTGGTGGCATACGGAAATCACCGACATGCGGCCGGGCGTGATCCGCTTTCACGGTTACGCCATCGAGGACCTGATCGGCAACGTGGGCTTCGCGCAGATGGCGTGGCTGATGCTGCGCGGCGAACTGCCCACGCCCGGACAGGGCCGTTTGCTGGACGCGGCGCTGATGGCCGGCGTGGACCACGGTCCGCAGGCGCCCAGCATCGCCATCGCGCGCATGGCGGCGACCTGCGGCGTGGGGCTGAACAACGCCATGGCTTCAGCGGTCAACGTGCTGGGCGACGTGCACGGAGGCGCCGGCGAGCAGGCGGTCGAACTGTATGAGGACGCGGCGACGCGCATGCGCGGCGGCGAAACGCGCGAAGCCGCGGTGAGCGCCGCGCTCGATACCTATATCGAGAACTACGGCAAGTTCGTATCGGGCTTCGGCCATCGCTTTCACCCCGTCGATCCGCGCGCGCCGCGCCTGCTGGCGCTGGTCGACCAGGCCGCCGGCGCGGGCGAGGTCAGCGGCGAGTACGCGGCCATCGCGCGCGCCATCGAAGCCGAACTGGCGGCGCGCAAGGGCAAGACCATCCCGATGAACATCGACGGCGCGACCGCGGTGATCTATGCGGAACTGGGATTCCCCGCGCCCTTGGCGCGCGGGCTGTTCTGCCTGTCGCGCTCGGTGGGCATCCTGGCGCACGCCTGGGAGCAGACTCGCCAGGGGGGGCGCAACAAGGGGCCGATCCCGCGGCAGTACATTCCCCTGTACGAAGGCCACCCGCCGCGCCCGGTGCCGACGGAGGCCTTGCGGGAGCGCTAG